The following are encoded in a window of Artemia franciscana chromosome 5, ASM3288406v1, whole genome shotgun sequence genomic DNA:
- the LOC136027639 gene encoding uncharacterized protein LOC136027639 has product MEEVLQVQWSKADGDPCSLIELHQCIEYPEDIPLQRWKNLYPTSLSKFNFIQCQILNRSMYLICKPEVKKMPSFLKEGDQLLQIGNYNLGSFSYWTLWAKPWTDPHFDFIKNTIKEELEKNNVVTLLIRRRSYDTLEKYITHNEVAGQ; this is encoded by the exons ATGGAAGAAGTTCTGCAAGTTCAATGGAGCAAGGCAGACGGGGATCCTTGTAGTCTGATAGAGCTTCATCAATGCATCGAATATCCTGAAGATATTCCTTTACAAAGGTGGAAAAATCTTTATCCAACATCTCTATCCAAGTTCAACTTTATCCAATGTCAAATCTTAAACAGGTCTATGTATCTCATATGCAAGCCAGAGGTGAAGAAGATGCCTTCTTTTTTAAAG GAAGGCGATCAGTTACTACAAATTGGAAACTACAATCTTGGCAGCTTCAGTTATTGGACCCTTTGGGCCAAACCTTGGACTGACcctcattttgattttattaagaacaCAATCAAAGAAGAACTCGAGAAAAATAATGTTGTGACCCTTTTAATCCGTCGTAGGTCCTACGACACTTTGGAAAAGTATATAACAC ataatgaagtagctgggcagtaa